The stretch of DNA CATTGCTGGGACATCCGGACCTGCAAGACGCATAATCGGTGCATCGAGATCGAATAAGCAATTTTCAGCTATAATTGCTGATACTTCACTCATAATGCTTCCTTCTTTATTATCTTCTGTTAGTAATAACACTTTACCAGTTTTAGAAGCTGCTTCTACGATAGCTTCTTTATCTAACGGGTAAACTGTACGTAAATCAAGGATGTGTGCGGAAATTCCGTCTTGCGCTAAGCGTTCTGCTGCTTGTAGAGCAAAATGAACACATAGTCCGTACGTAATAACAGTAATGTCTTCCCCTTCACGTTTAACGTCTGCTTTACCGATTGGTAATACGTAATCATCTGTAGGCACTTCACCTTTAATTAAACGATACGCACGTTTATGTTCGAAGAAAAGAACTGGGTCTTCATCACGGATAGCTGCTTTTAATAAACCTTTTGCGTCATAAGGAGTAGATGGCATTACAATCTTTAATCCTGGTTGATTAGCAAAAACTGCTTCTACTGATTGTGAATGGTAAAGCGCACCGTGAACTCCTCCACCGTAAGGAGCACGAACTACTAGCGGACAACTCCAATCATTGTTAGAACGGTAACGGATACGAGCCGCCTCTGATATTATTTGGTTTACTGCTGGCATAATAAAGTCAGCGAATTGCATTTCAGCAATTGGACGCATACCATACATTGCTGCACCAATAGCTACACCTGCGATTGCAGATTCTGCAAGTGGTGTATCAATCACACGGTCTTCACCAAACTGATCATATAACCCTTGAGTTGCTTTGAAAACTCCACCTTTTAGACCTACATCTTCCCCAAGTACGAATACTTTTGAATCGCGTTCCATTTCTTCACGAATGGCCATTGTGACCGCATCTATATAAGAAATAACTGCCATGATTTTTCCTCCTTACTCAGCATATACGTGCTTTAATGCATACTCAGGCTCTGCATATGGAGCATTTTCTGCGTATTCTGTAGCTTCATTAACGACTTGCGCAATCTTATCGTTAAGTGCTTTCTCTTTCTCTTCTGTTAACACGCCAACTTCTTTTAAGTAATTTGCAAAAAGAATAATTGGATCTTTCGTTTTCGCTTCTTCTACTTCGCCACGCTCACGGTATGCACGATCATCATCATCACTAGAGTGAGGTGTTAAACGATAAGAAATAGTTTCTACTAATGTAGGACCTTCACCACGACGACCTCGGTCTGCTGCTTCTTTTACTACTTTATAAACTTCTAATGGATCATTACCGTCTACAGTTACACCTGGCATTCCATAGCCGATTGCACGATCAGAGATCTTTTCACATGCTACTTGCTTTTCATACGGTACGGAGATTGCATATTTGTTGTTTTCACACATAAAAATAACTGGCAACTTATGAACTGCTGCATAGTTAGCACCCTCATGGAAATCTCCTTGGTTAGAGGAACCTTCACCGAATGTCACAAATGTTACTAAATCTTTTCCTTCAAGACGGCCACCAAGTGCTACACCAACTGCATGAGGCACTTGTGTTGTAACTGGTGATGAACCTGTTACGATCCGATTTTTCTTTTGACCGAAATGACCCGGCATTTGACGTCCACCAGAGTTCGGATCTTCTGCTTTTGCGAATCCTGATAGCATTAATTCCGTTGCTGTCATTCCAAATGTTAAAACAACCCCCATGTCGCGATAATATGGAAGAACGTAGTCTTTTTCACGGTCTAAAGCAAAAGCTGCTCCTACTTGTGCTGCTTCTTGACCTTGACAAGAGATGACGAAAGGTATTTTACCTGCACGATTTAATAACCACATACGCTCATCAATTCGGCGAGCAAGTAGCATCGTTTCATACATTTCCATTACGTTTTCATCCGTTAAACCTAATGCTTTATGTCGATTTTCAGCCATTATTTATTACCTCCTTAATATGTAGGGAAGGGTTTGATACCCCTTCTATTATTCTTATGAATGAATTGCTTTACCATCAACTGCTAGTGCAGCTTCCCCAATTGCTTCTGATAATGAAGGATGTGGATGAATAGTGTGGGCAACTTCCCAAGGTGTTGCATCTAATACACGTGCTAAACCAGCTTCAGATATCATATCTGTTACATGCGGTCCTATCATATGAACACCTAAAATATCATCTGTATCACTATTAGCAATAATTTTTACAAATCCGTCAGACTCTCCATATACTAAAGCCTTACCAATTGCTCGGAAGCTAAACTTACCTGTTTTAATGTTATAGCCTTTTTCTTTTGCTTCTTCCTCAGTGTAACCGACACTTGCAACTTCTGGACTGCTGTATACACATTTAGAAATTAACGAATAGTCAATTGGAGAAGGGTTTTCATTAGCAAGATGTTCAACTGCAACAATTCCTTCGTGAGAAGCAACATGCGCTAATTGAAGACCGCCGATTACGTCACCAATTGCATAAATATGAGATTCTTTTGTTTGATAGTAATCATTTGTTTTAATAAAGCCTTTTTCTACTTGTATATCAGTATTTTCAAGACCAATACCTTCTACGTTAGCTTGACGTCCAACTGATACAAGCATTTTATCAGCGGAAAACGTTTTTTGTTCCCCTTTATGCTCTGCTTTAATAGTAACTCCCGAAGCTTTTTCCATCGTTTCAGGTAAAACTTTTGCACCTGTTACTAGCTTAATTCCGCGCTTTTTCATTAGTCGTTGTGCTTCTTTAGAAATCTCTTTATCTTCTGTCGGTAAAATTCTATCTGCATATTCTAAAACGGTAACTTCTACACCAAAGTCAGAAAGCATAGATGCCCATTCAATGCCGATTACTCCTCCACCAACAATAATGATGGAGCTAGGTAAACTCTCCATTTGAAGCGCTTCATCTGAAGTCATCACAAGGTCGCCATCAATATCCAATCCAGGTAATGTGCGTGGTCTCGAACCTGTTGCGACGATTACATTTTTGGGGATTAACATTTCGTTTTCGTCACCATTTTCAAACTCAACAGATATTGTTCCAGGCATCGGAGAAAAAATCGATGGTCCTAAAATGCGCCCAGTTCCGTGAAACACATCAATCTTCCCTTGTTTCATTAAGTGTTGAACTCCACCATGAAGTTGGTTTATAATTTTTTGTTTGCGTTCTTGTACTTTTAAAAAGTCTAATTTTACTTCTCCAGAAATAACGCCGAATTCCTCACTTTTTTTCGTTTGAGAAAACACTTCAGCACTTCTTAACAATGCTTTACTAGGAATACAACCTGCATGTAAACAAGTTCCCCCTAGCTTTCCTTTTTCAACTACTGCTGTTTTTAACCCTAATTGAGAAGCACGTATAGCAGCTACGTAACCACCAGTTCCTCCTCCTAGAATGACTAAATCGTATTCTTGAGCCATATATATTTCTCCTTTCTAGTTAGTTACTTTGCTGTTTACATTATTGCCCGGGTAAACTTTTGCCTTTTCCTCACCACGAAGTACACGTAAAGCTCCTTCTGTTAAAGCTTGTAACTCATTTTCACCAGGATGTACAATGACATCTGCAATCCAACTAATTCGATCTGAAATTAGTTTTACGAAACCTTTTCCGTATGCTAAGCCACCAGTTAATATGATTGCATCGACTTTCCCGGACAGTACTGCGCTAGCAGAACCGATTTCTTTGGCAACTTGATATGCCATGGCATCGTAAACTAGAGCTGCATCTTCATCGCCTTGATCTATCATTTTTTCTACTTGAACAGCATCATTAGTGCCTAAGTAACCGACAAGGCCACCTTGTCCGACGAGCTTTTTCATTATTTCTTCACGATAATATTCACCAGAGAAACATAAAGAAACAAGGTCACCAACTGGAACTGTTCCTGCACGCTCCGGGCTAAAAGGTCCATCTCCGTGTAGTCCGTTGTTCACATCAACTACTCGACCATTTTCATGAACACCTACTGTAATACCGCCACCCATATGTGTCACAATTAAATTTAATTCTTCATATTTCTTCCCTAAATTTTTGGCAACACGGCGAGCAACAGCTTTTTGATTTAATGCATGAAAAATACTCTTACGTTCAATTAGAGAAAAGCCCGAAATTCTAGCGATATCCGATAATTCGTCAACAACGACCGGATCGACAATAAAAGAAGGGATATTTAGTCCTGTTGCAATTTCATAAGCTAAAATACCACCAAGATTGGAAGCATGTTGGCCTGAGTAGCCAACTTTTAAATCTTCTAGCATATCATCATTTACCGCATATGTGCCACCTTCGATAGGGCGTAATAAGCCACCACGACCACATACAGCACTTAATTTAGAAATGTTAATACCTTCCTCGTCTAACGTCTCTAAAATAGTTGATTTCCGAAATTCGTATTGATCAAAGATTGTTGCATACGAATTGATAGTATCGCTATCATGACGTATTGTTTTTTCAAATATTGATCGTTCATTATCGAAAACACCGATTTTTGTTGAGGTTGATCCTGGGTTGATTACGAGAACTCGATATTCTTTTTCATTCAAAGTTGAAACCTCCAGTAAAAACCGGAAAGAAGGATTAACCCTCTTTCCGTATCCTTTTCTGTTTATTATTTACGATGACTTAAAATATGTTTTTCGTTTTGTAGGAACTGACTACGAGAATTTCTCACTCGTTCAATTCTTTCTTCTGCCAGACGATCTGCAGCTAGGTATGTTGGGATATTGTCACGTTTAGCAATTTCAATTACACGCTCAATGTTGTTGTAGATTGTTTCTACTTTTTTCATCGCACGGTCGCGGTTATATCCATAAAGCTCATCTGCAACGTTAATAACACCACCTGCGTTAATTACGTAATCAGGTGCATAAACAATGCCCATTTCATGAATAATGTCACCGTGACGAGTATCTAATAATTGGTTATTCGCTGCTCCAGCAATAACTTTTGCCTTAATTTGTGGAATTGTTTCATCATTAATAGTTGCACCAAGAGCACATGGAGCATAAATATCGCATTCTACGCTATAAATGTCTGCTGGATCAACAGCTTTTGCTCCAAATTGTTCTACAGCTCGTTGTACAGCTTCTTTATTAATATCGGTAACGATTAATTGTGCGCCTTCTTCATGTAGATGACGACATAAGTTAAATGCAACGTTTCCTATACCTTGCACAGCTACTACTTTTCCTTCTAAAGAATCAGTACCGAACGCTTCTTTCGCAGCTGCTTTCATACCACGATATACACCGTATGCCGTTACAGGTGAAGGATTACCAGAAGAACCAAATGCAGGTGATACACCAGTAACATAATTAGTTTCCTCATAAATTAAATCCATATCTGCAACTGTAGTACCAACATCTTCTGCTGTAATATAACGTCCGTTTAAGCCTTGAATGTATCGACCAAAAGCACGGAACATTTCTTCATTTTTATCTTTACGTGGGTCTCCAATTATAACTGTTTTACCACCACCAAGATTTAATCCTGCAGCAGCATTTTTATATGTCATACCTTTTGCTAAGCGTAGTGCATCTTCAATCGCAGCTTCTTCTGATTCATAAGTCCACATACGTGTACCACCTAAAGCTGGTCCTAATGTTGTGTCGTGAATAGCGATAATTGCTTTTAAACCTGAAGTTTTATCTTGGCAAATAACTAGTTGTTCGTAATCATATTTCTCCATATATTTGAAAATTTCCATGTTAGTATTCCTCCCCAAATTTATATGTTTAAACTGCGCTAACAGCTAAAGCTAATGAATTTAATTTACTCTCTGCTGAATCAGCACGAGACGTTAAAACAATCGGTGCCTTTGCGCCTGTAATAACTGCTCCAACCTTAGCTTTGGCAAAGTAAATAAGTGATTTATATAGGACGTTGCCGACCTCAATTGTTGGTACAAATAATATATCTGCATGACCAGCTACTTCACCAGCTATCCCTTTTTGTTCGGCAGCCAACTGAGATACAGCATTGTCTAAAGCAAGAGGGCCATCAATAATACAGTTTTTTATTTGTCCACGTTTATTCATTTGAGTTAACAGTGCTGCATCAACCGTTGCTCGCATGCTTGGGTTCACTACTTCAACTGCGGCTAAGGGTGCAACTTTTGGCACTTCTACACCTACAGCACGAGCGAAGTTTACTGAATTGTT from Sutcliffiella cohnii encodes:
- a CDS encoding thiamine pyrophosphate-dependent dehydrogenase E1 component subunit alpha, yielding MAENRHKALGLTDENVMEMYETMLLARRIDERMWLLNRAGKIPFVISCQGQEAAQVGAAFALDREKDYVLPYYRDMGVVLTFGMTATELMLSGFAKAEDPNSGGRQMPGHFGQKKNRIVTGSSPVTTQVPHAVGVALGGRLEGKDLVTFVTFGEGSSNQGDFHEGANYAAVHKLPVIFMCENNKYAISVPYEKQVACEKISDRAIGYGMPGVTVDGNDPLEVYKVVKEAADRGRRGEGPTLVETISYRLTPHSSDDDDRAYRERGEVEEAKTKDPIILFANYLKEVGVLTEEKEKALNDKIAQVVNEATEYAENAPYAEPEYALKHVYAE
- the lpdA gene encoding dihydrolipoyl dehydrogenase → MAQEYDLVILGGGTGGYVAAIRASQLGLKTAVVEKGKLGGTCLHAGCIPSKALLRSAEVFSQTKKSEEFGVISGEVKLDFLKVQERKQKIINQLHGGVQHLMKQGKIDVFHGTGRILGPSIFSPMPGTISVEFENGDENEMLIPKNVIVATGSRPRTLPGLDIDGDLVMTSDEALQMESLPSSIIIVGGGVIGIEWASMLSDFGVEVTVLEYADRILPTEDKEISKEAQRLMKKRGIKLVTGAKVLPETMEKASGVTIKAEHKGEQKTFSADKMLVSVGRQANVEGIGLENTDIQVEKGFIKTNDYYQTKESHIYAIGDVIGGLQLAHVASHEGIVAVEHLANENPSPIDYSLISKCVYSSPEVASVGYTEEEAKEKGYNIKTGKFSFRAIGKALVYGESDGFVKIIANSDTDDILGVHMIGPHVTDMISEAGLARVLDATPWEVAHTIHPHPSLSEAIGEAALAVDGKAIHS
- a CDS encoding alpha-ketoacid dehydrogenase subunit beta translates to MAVISYIDAVTMAIREEMERDSKVFVLGEDVGLKGGVFKATQGLYDQFGEDRVIDTPLAESAIAGVAIGAAMYGMRPIAEMQFADFIMPAVNQIISEAARIRYRSNNDWSCPLVVRAPYGGGVHGALYHSQSVEAVFANQPGLKIVMPSTPYDAKGLLKAAIRDEDPVLFFEHKRAYRLIKGEVPTDDYVLPIGKADVKREGEDITVITYGLCVHFALQAAERLAQDGISAHILDLRTVYPLDKEAIVEAASKTGKVLLLTEDNKEGSIMSEVSAIIAENCLFDLDAPIMRLAGPDVPAMPYAPTMEKYFMVNPDKVEKAMRELAEF
- the buk gene encoding butyrate kinase encodes the protein MNEKEYRVLVINPGSTSTKIGVFDNERSIFEKTIRHDSDTINSYATIFDQYEFRKSTILETLDEEGINISKLSAVCGRGGLLRPIEGGTYAVNDDMLEDLKVGYSGQHASNLGGILAYEIATGLNIPSFIVDPVVVDELSDIARISGFSLIERKSIFHALNQKAVARRVAKNLGKKYEELNLIVTHMGGGITVGVHENGRVVDVNNGLHGDGPFSPERAGTVPVGDLVSLCFSGEYYREEIMKKLVGQGGLVGYLGTNDAVQVEKMIDQGDEDAALVYDAMAYQVAKEIGSASAVLSGKVDAIILTGGLAYGKGFVKLISDRISWIADVIVHPGENELQALTEGALRVLRGEEKAKVYPGNNVNSKVTN
- the bcd gene encoding branched-chain amino acid dehydrogenase, translated to MEIFKYMEKYDYEQLVICQDKTSGLKAIIAIHDTTLGPALGGTRMWTYESEEAAIEDALRLAKGMTYKNAAAGLNLGGGKTVIIGDPRKDKNEEMFRAFGRYIQGLNGRYITAEDVGTTVADMDLIYEETNYVTGVSPAFGSSGNPSPVTAYGVYRGMKAAAKEAFGTDSLEGKVVAVQGIGNVAFNLCRHLHEEGAQLIVTDINKEAVQRAVEQFGAKAVDPADIYSVECDIYAPCALGATINDETIPQIKAKVIAGAANNQLLDTRHGDIIHEMGIVYAPDYVINAGGVINVADELYGYNRDRAMKKVETIYNNIERVIEIAKRDNIPTYLAADRLAEERIERVRNSRSQFLQNEKHILSHRK